The sequence below is a genomic window from Halolamina litorea.
GAGTGCCGACACCGTCTGCCCGACCGTGCCGAAAATCGGGAGGATGCCTGCCTCGGGGGCACCGGTCACCCACTGATCGACGAGGTAGCCCGGAACGATACGGAGGAGGAACGCGAGGACCAGCGCGGCGAGGGTCGTCGCAGCGACACGCTTTCGGTCCATCGCGTTCGTGTCGGTGCGCTGTCTCCTTAACGGTACGGGAGAAAACGGCCCCCTGCGGGCTTACGCTCCGGGTTCGGCGCCGCACTCGGGGCAGACGGTGCCCATCTCGCCGCCCTCGAAGGTGATCGCGAGCGACTCCTGGCCACATTCGGGACACGGGCCGGGAACGCGCACGTCGGTGCTGTCGGCCGGCGCGCCGAGCGCCAGCGCCTCGACGTCCTCGTCGCCCTCGTTGGAACCGGTCTGGTACTCGCCGGGGGCGAACCGGACGACTTCGCCGGCCCCGACCTCGACGGTCTCGGGTTCGCCGGTCGGCTCCTGGGTGACCTCGAAGGTGGCGGTTCCCGAGATGACGTAGAACGCCTCCTCCTGGTCGAGGTGGGTGTGCCGGCCGCCGGAGAACCCCTCGCCGGGTTCGAGGTGGTAGTGGTTGATGGCGAAGTCGCTCGTCCCGAGCGGCTCCGAGAGCCCGCGACGGTTCAGTTCGCCCTGCGTGTCGACGTCGTCGACGGTTACGTGTTCCATCGTTCCGTCAGTGTGTCGCTCCAGCGAAGAAAGTTGGGCTCCCGGTAGGCCCCACCGTCGGGGACCGGCAAACGGTCCGGACCGCACGGACACGCTACAAATTGTGAACTTTCTCAGCGGTTCGAAGTTCTCGGAAACTCCAGAACGCGGCCGCGGTCCACTCACGTCCCCTCAGTGAAGCGCTGTGTGAGGATGGTCTCGGCCACGTCCGTCAGGTGGACCTGCCCGAACACGGCGACGAGCAGCGCGCCGAGGGCGTTGAACATCGTGTCCCGAACCGTGTCGTCGAGGCCGTGCTGGGCTAGCGGCATCGTCACCCCCGTCGACGCCGACAGCGCGTCGAGGCCGAACTCGAACAGCTCCCAGACGACGCCGAAGGAGAGCACCACCACGAACAGGTAGACGAAGAGGAACTCCCGGGGGATGTTGATCTCGTCGCTGTGGAGGTCGATGGTCCGGGCGGTCGTGTAGCCGACGGCGGCGATCAGGGAGGCGGACATCGCGTGGGTGAGGTGATCCCACCAGCCGACCGTGCTGTAGAGGCCGGCCGAGCCGGCGCTGTGGAGGAACACCGCACTCGTGACCCAGAGCCCGAGCCACGGGTCGAGGGACACCTCGTAGTTGCGCTCGAACGTCGCCGGCAGCAACGTCACCAGCAGGCCGGCGCCGCCGTTCGTGACCGCTTTGGGTTCCCCCGCGAGCAGGCCGTAGGCGACGACCGAGAGCAGCAGGACCTGGAGGGTCCGCGTGATACGCCGTTGGTTCCGTGCCGACGGCCGCGGAAGCCTCATCGGCGAACCACCCGGCGGATCGCCCGCCACAGGATCCGGTCGCGGCGCCGGAAGTAGCCCTCGAACAGGACTCCGGCGACGAGCCCCGCGACGGTCACCGTGAGCCACTCCGCCATCAGCGCCTCGTTAGTCGTGAGGTAGTTCGTCCCGAACAGGCGGTCGGCGTTCCACCGGAACACCGTCCACGCGCCCACCGACGCCAGCGTCGTCAACACGACCAGCACCACCGCGAACCACTGGGTGACCTGCAGCGCGGTGAACGTGTGCAGTTCGACGATGACGATCAGCGCGAGCGCCGCCAGCGCCAGCGCGGTCACGAACGTCCCGACGCCGCGGCCGCCGACGGCCCGAGCGAGGATCGGCAACAGCGCGAGCACCAGCAGCTCCCAGGGGAGCATCACCCGCCACTCGCGGTACGCGGCCGGCGGCAGCAGGACGATGCCCCCGGCGACGGCCACGAGCAGCACCCACTGGTAGTCACGGTCGAGCGCGCTCTCGCCGAGGGTCAGCGCGAGCACGCCCACCAGCGCCCACGACAGCAGGGCGTTGGTCCGTCCGTCCCGGAACAGGCGTTCGAGGGCATCCCCGATTTCGGTCCCGCGGCCCGGGTCACTCATCACCGGCGTATACGTGGGCCAGCGCATTAATCCGGCGACGCGCTTATCCCGTTGTCCCACGTCGTCAGAAACAATGATGCTGCCAACACACGCGATCGCCGGCTTGGCGGTCGCCGCGCCGCTGCTCGTGCTGGCGCCCGAACAGGCGCCGGCGGCGCTCACCGGCGCGCTGATCGGCGGCGTACTCCCGGACCTCGACCTGTACGCGGGGCACCGGCGATCCCTGCACTACCCGACGGGCTACGCGCTGGCAGCGGTGCCGGCGGTCGGCGGGGCGTGGCTGCTCGGGACGCCCATCGCCGTCGGGCTGGCGTTCCTGCTCGTCGCGGCGGCGCTGCACTGTCGGATGGACCGCTACGGTGGCGGCCTCGAACTCCGACCGTGGATGGGGACCTCGGAGCGGGCGGTGTACGACCACGTACGCGGCCGCTGGCGCCGCCCGAAACGGTGGGTCCGCTACGACGGCGCCCCCGAGGACGTGCTGTTGCTGGGGACGCTCGCGGTGCCGCTGGCGGCGGTGCTCCCCAAGCCGTTCCACTGGGTCGCGGCCGCGGCGCTCCTGATCGGCGGGACCTACAGCCTGCTCCGACGCCGGCTGGCGTCGTTGGCGCCGACGGTGTTCGAGAACGTCCCCGAACCGGCAGCGGCGTACGTCCCTGACCGGTATCAACAGTAGTTCTCGGAACTGGGCGTCGCCGACGCCTCGCTCAGGCCCGCGGCCCGAGGTAGCCCCACGCCTGTAGCTTGTCGCCCTCGCCCTCCATCCAGCGCTCGCCGATGTCGTCGCGGTAGTACCGGTTCGGGATGGCGATGTCGCCGATACGCCCGTAACACTGCTCGCGAGCAGCGGCCATCGTTTCGCCCTTCCCGGTGACGACGAGCGGCATGCCGCTCTCGCCGGCGACCCGCCACTGGCCGTCGACACGTTTGGTGTCCTCCAGGTGGATCCCCGACCGGTCGGGTGTCTCGAACACGACCGCGGCGTTGCGGGAGTTCTCGTCGTAGGTCTCCTCGTCGTCGAACGGGAACGGCGGCAGGACGACCCGGACGGCGACTTGGAAGCCCCGGTGGACCTCGGGTTCGGGGTCGTTTCCGTGGGCGAGGTCGTGGAAGAACGCGGCCGTCGAGGACTCGATGGACTCCTCTTGGAGCGCGATCGTCGGGTACCCGAACCGGGGGGTGAACTCCAAGGGGTAGATCCCGGTGTCGTTGACGATGCAGTTGAGGTCGATGCTGCCGACGTACCCCTCCTCGGCGAGCCACCCCTCCAGTTTGCCAAGCGTCTCCTCGAACAGTTCGTTCCGGCCGGCCCAGAACATCGAGGTCCCCATCTCGCCGGTCGAGGGGCCGATGTTGCCCGGGAAGAGCTTCTTGTGCTCGAAGTTGAAGTTCACCCGGTCGACGAACCCGTCGCCGTCGAAGAAGCCACAGACGGCGACCTCGACGCCCTCGACCTTCCGCTGGAGTTGGAACCCCTTCATCCGGTGACCCCACGCCTTCTCGTAGGCTTTGAGCACGTCGGCCACGTCGCTGCCGTCGTCCTCGTCGCCGACGTAGAGCAGGCGCTTGACGTTCTGGACCTCCCCCAACGGCTTGATGACGTAGGGGGCGGGGTTCTCCTCGACGAACCGGATCCCCTCCTCGAAGCTCCGGAACTCCCGGTGGTCGATGGTGCTCACGCCGTTCTCCTCCAGCACTTCCATCGCGTAGCCGCGGTCCTCCTCCAGCCGGTCGGTGTTCCGCGTGCCGCCGACGACGGCGTGGCCCTCGGCGCGGAGTTCCTCTGCCCGCGCGCCGGTGCCGATGTCGTCACCCATCCAGATGTCGTCGAAGACGATCACGTCCGCCCAGTCGACCTCGGCCTCCCAGTCGTCGGTCTTCGGGACGAAGCCGTCGCCGATCTCCCGGTCGCTCTCGGCCTCGATGTAGTACTTCACGTCGTGGCCCTCCTCGTGGACCTGCCACGCGAGGTCCGTGATCAGCGCGGCGTCGGCGGAGACGAAGAGGAACCGTTTGGTGTCCATGCCGGTCGCTCGGTTGGCCCCGTCTTGGCTCTTTGGCCGGGAGGGATGGGATAAAGTGCGTGTGGTGGCACCAGTCCTCATGGAGTTCGCCGTCAACGTCCCGATCTGTGCGGGGAGTTCGGAGTACAGCACGCTCGCGTTCTGCGACGAGATATCGTGGGCCGACCAGCGCGACTACGCCGTCGATATCGAGGCCCTCGGCTTCGACGGGCTGGCGATCCCGGACCACATCATGGCCGGCGCCGGGCCGACGACGGAGGGGCTGTCGACGCTCGCCGGGCTCGCGGGCGCGACGGAAGACGTCTACCTCTACCCGAAGACGTTCAACGACCAACTGCGCCACGGCCCGCTGCTGGCGAAGGCGCTGGCGCAGTTGGACCACATCTCCGAGGGCCGGCTGAAGGTCGGCATGGGCGCCGGCTGGAAGCAGGACGAGGCCGAGGCGTTCGGCTACGAGTGGCCGAGCGCCCCCGAGCGCCTCCGCCGGATGGAGGAGACCGTCGAGGTCTGTAAGGAACTCTGGACCGGCGACGACGTTGACTACGACGGCGACTACTACGAACTCGACGGCGCCGACGGCCGGCCACACCCGATACAGGACCCCTACCCACCGATCATGATCGGCGGCGGCGGCGAGCAGTTCACGCTCCGCATCACCGCCAAACACGCCGACACGTGGAACTACTGGGGCGATCTGGAGATGCTCGAGGGCAAACTCGACGTGCTCCGCGAGCACTGCGAGACCTACGGCACCGACTACGACGCCATCGAGAAGTCGTGGTTCGCACGCTGCATCATCCGCGAGACGGAGGCGGAAGTCGAGGAGCTACTGGACGCCGTCCCCCGGTTCCGCCCGGAGAACCTCGACGACGACGAGTTCCACCTCGTCGGCACGCCCGAGCAGGTCGCCGCCGATATCGAACGCTACCGGGAGGCCGGCTTCGAGGAGTTCGTCGTCGAGTTCGTCGACTTCCCCGACACGACCGGGCCGGAGCTGTTCGCGGACGAAGTGATGGGACAGTTCTGAAAAACGGGGGCCGTGGGCCGATCAGCTTACGCCCGCTCCTCGATGTCGAGGACCTTCCCGGCCGCGATGGTCTGGCCCATGTCGCGGACGGCGAAGCTCCCCAGTTCGGGGATGTCGCTCGAACGCTCGATCGAGAGCGGCTTCTGCGGTCTGAACGTCACCACGGCGGCGTCGCCGGACTTGATGAAGTCGGGGTTCTCCTCGGCGACTTCGCCGGTCGAGGGGTCGATCTTCTGGTCGATGGACTCGATGGTTCCGGCGACCTGTGCAGTGTGGGCGTGGAGGACGGGCGTGTAGCCCGCCGTGATCACCGATGGGTGCTGCATGACGACCAACTGGGCTTGGAACGTCTCGGCGACCGTCGGCGGGTCGCTCGCCGGCCCGGCAACGTCGCCGCGACGGATGTCGTCTTTGCCGACGCCGCGGACGTTGAAGCCGACGTTATCGCCGGGCTGGGCGTTGGGCACCTCCTCGTGGTGCATCTCGATGGTTTTGACCTCGCCGCTCACGTCGCTGGGCTGGAACGAGACCATGTCGCCCACGTCGAGGGTCCCGGTCTCGATCCGGCCGACCGGGACGGTCCCGATGCCGGAGATGGTGTAGACGTCCTGAATCGGCAGTCGAAGCGGCGCGTCCGTCGGCGGCTGTGGCTCGGGGAGGTTGTTGAGCGCCTCCAGCAGGCTCGGGCCGTCGTACCACGACGTGTTCCCGGAGTGTTCCGAGATGTTGTCGCCCTCGAACGCCGACAGCGGGATGAACGACGCGTCCTCGGTGGAGAAGCGGACCTGCCCGAGCAGCTCCTTCACCTCGTCGACGACGCCGCGGTAGGTGTCCTCGCTGTAGTCGACGAGGTCCATCTTGTTCACCGCGACGATCAGTTCGTCGATGCCCAGCGTGCGGGCGAGGAACACGTGCTCGCGGGTCTGGGGCGCGACGCCGTCGTCGGCGGCGACGACGAGGACGGCGTGGTCGGCCTGCGAGGCGCCCGTGATCATGTTCTTGACGAAGTCACGGTGCCCCGGCGTGTCGACGATGGTGAAGTCGTACGTGTCCGTGTCGAACTCCTGGTGGGCGATGTCGATGGTCACCCCGCGCTCGCGCTCCTCGGCGAGGTTGTCCATCACGTAGGCGAACTCGAAGCCGCCCTTCCCCTTCTCCTCGGCCTCCTCACGGTGCTGCTCGATGACGTGCTCGGGCACGCTGCCGGTCTCGTACAGCAGTCGGCCGACGAGCGTGCTCTTGCCGTGGTCGACGTGACCGATGATGGCTAGGTTCTGGTGCGGTTTCTCACTCATGACGGCACTACTAGGTGATTCGGCGGCAAAAGCTGCCGACTCTCGGCGTGGTAGCCGCTTCCACGGTGGAAGCCGTGGCCTTCGACGGTCAAGGGCTGCGGAACCCACAATACTCCCGAACCCGTAGTGACTGACATGAGTGACCCGAACGGCCCGCCGACGGCAGTCGAGTACGAGTCCGTCGCCGAGCCCGAACTGTTCTCGCTGCTCGGGAAGGCACACACCATGGCCATCCTCCACGAGGTCCTCATCGAGGCCGACGGCCCGGTCCGCTTCGGCGAGCTACAGGCGGCCCTCGACGTGTCCCCGAACACGCTCTCCCGGCGCCTCGGGGAACTCGACGACCTGGGCTTGCTCGACCGCACCCAGTACGACGAGATCCCGCCCCGCGTCGAGTACGAGCCGACGGCGCCGCTCGCCGACCTCGAACCGACGTTCCGGGAACTCGACCGGTGGATGCGGCAGTACGGCGACGGCGGGACCGACTGGACGGCCTGAGCCTCGCCCCCGGGCGAACACGTAAGTCCCCTGCAGCCAACCCCCGGGTATGACCGACGCAGCAATCGTGACTGGCGCGGCCAGCGGGATCGGACGCGCCACCGTTGACCTGTTCCGGGAGCGCTACGACCTCGTCGCCGGCATCGACGTCGACGAGACGATCACCGAGGTCGCCGCCGAGTTCGACGACGTCGAGGGGTACGTGGCCGACGTGCGCGACGGCGACCGGATCGCCGAGATCGTCGCCGAGATCGAGGCCGACGCCGACGTGGTCGCGGTAGTCAACAACGCCGCCATCTCGCGGTCCGTCTGGATCGGCGACCTCGACCCCGAGGAGTGGCACGAGGTCCTCGACATCAACCTCACCGGCCAGTACAACCTCGTTCGCGCTGCCGGCCCGCACATGTTCGAGCGCGGACACGGCGCCATCGTCAACGTCTCCTCGGGCGCGGGCAAGCAGGGCTCGGCCAGCGGCGGCGTCCACTACTCCGCCTCGAAAGCTGGCGTGTTCGGACTCACGAAGGGCCTGGCCAAACAGCTCAGCCCGCACGTCCGGGTGAACTGCGTCGTCCCCGGGCTGATGGACACGCCGCTGACGACCGACTCCGGGCTGTGGACCGAGGAGGGGATCGAGCAGTTCACCGATCAACTGCCGATCGACCGACTCGGCAAGCCCGAGGAGGCCGCCGACCTGATCGACTTCCTCTGCTCGGAGCGGGCCAGCTACATGACCGGCGCGGTCGTCGACGTCGACGGCGGCGCGTCGCTGGTCTGATCGCGAAAGAAGGGAGTTCGGCCGCGAGCGCGTTACTGTTCTTCGACGAACGCGTCGGCGGCCCGCTGTGCGTTCTGCAGTCGGTGCCGGAGGCGGTTGACCTCCCGTGCGAGCGTCGTTTCGGCGAACAGTTCGGTCCGATCGGTTCCTTCGACGGCCGCGGCGCGGCGGAGTTCCGGTAGCGGCTGGTGGGGAAGTGCGGGCTCCTGGTCGTAGTCCCGCCGAGTCATGTACAGCGCCGGCACCAGTTCGTTGCCCAGTTCGACCTGGAGGTCCTCGGCGGCGGCCGCGGCGTCGGTGCCGACGCCGTCGACGGCCTCGATAGCCTCGTAGGCCTCGTCGAGCGCGACCTCCAAGGCGTCGAGGTCCTCGTGGATGGCCGGGAAGCTGCTGTCGGTGTCAGACTCGATCCCGGCGACCTGCTCGCGCACGTCGGCGGCGGTCGCCCGGAAGTCGTGGGGGAGCGTCGGCGAGTCACAGATTCGGCTGGCCAGCGTGACCGCGATCTCGGTCTCCTCGGCCAGCACGTCGATGTCGACCTTGTCCCGGGTGTCGGCGGGGGTGTGCCACCACCAGCCCCCGCCGATGGGGCCGCCCTCGCCGCCGGGGTTCATCCGGGCGCCCGAGAGTAGCGAGGTGAGGCCGGCGCCCCAGAACGACTGGTCGGAGTTGCGGGCCGGCCGGTCGGAGCCGAGGAAGCCGGCGTCGGCCGTCTCGAGCATCGGCATGTCGCTGGCGGTGTCGAGGATGTCGAGGTGTTCCTCGTTGAGTTCGGCCATCTCCTGGTGCCAGAGGCCGTCGGCACCCTTCAGCCCGTTCAGGTCGAGGTGGTAGTAGGCGACGCCGTTCTCCCGGAGGTCGAGCCACTCCTGATCGGCCCACCACGTCGACCCGGCGTAGCGCCCGGTCGAGTGGGCCGGCCAGAAGCCGAACACCAACCCTCGCGCGGGCGGGTTCTCGGCGAAGACCCGGGCCAGTTCGAGCGTCGCCGCCATCGCCGTCGCGTTGTCGGTGATCCCCTCGTACCACGAGTCGACGTGGTTGCCGACGACCATGTAGCGATCACTCTCGGTCCCCTCGACCCGGCCGACAGGGCAGGGGAGCGTCGTGAGTTCGGTGGTGACCTGCGTGGTGACCGTGACGTCGACGGGGCCCTCCTCGTTGCGGTCGCGCAGCCAGTCGCCGGCGTCGTGTGTCACCTGTGCGACCGGCACGTCGGGGATCTCCTCCTCGTCGCCGAGCGTCGGCGTCCCCCAGACGGGGGTGACGATCATCTCGTGGAGGTGGTCGGGGTTCGAGGACTGGTAGAGCACCGCCTCGGCGCCGGCGTCCTCGAACAGTCCGATCGGTTCGGGCGTCGGCAGGCCGGTGGTGAACGCGACCTTCCCCTCCAGGTCAGCGGCGGCCACGTTCTCCTCGGTCACGTCCTCGATGCGGACGACCTCGCCGGAGACGCCGCTCGGGGGCGTGCTCGCGCCGAAGGAGGAGGTGATGGCCTCGTCGAACGTTTTCGCCGTCGGCGCCGTCACGTCCACCCGGGCGCTGCCCGGGACGCTGATGTACGCCTCGAACTCCAGTAGCTCGGCCTCACAGCCGTACTCCCGCAGGGTCTCGACGACGTACTCGCTGGCCTCCCACTCGTCGTCGGTGCCGGAGATCCGTTCGGTACCGTCGAAGGCGTCGACGTGCCGTTCCAGTTCGTCGGCGTCGACGAGGTCGCGTAGCTCCGTCTCGGTTTCTCTGTCGATCGGTTCGAGCATAGAGAGGGGGTGGAACGATGGAGCTATAGTTATTTGGGCACCAGCAGAATTCATGCAGTATGTTCACACGGATGGTGTGTACCGCCCGAAAAGTGGCCACGTCGACGGCCGCGTCGTCTGTATCGAGGACGGCGAAGTAGTCGACGTACGCGAGGAACCGCCGGCTGACGCCGAACCGCTCTACGAGGGAGAGGGCTACGCGCTGCCGGGCTTCGTCGACGCGCACACCCACGGGCCGATCCGACCGGGCGAGGGCGACCAGTTGAGTCAGATGCGCGCCGACCCCGCCGTGCAGGCGGTCAGGGCGGCGAACAACCTCGAAACCGACCTCCGGGCGGGCACGACGACCGTCCGCATGATGGGCTGTGAACACCGGCTGGACCTCCGGCTCCGGGAGTCCGAGCGCGCGGGCGAACTCGACGCGCCGCGGATCCTGCCCTGTGGCGGCCACCTCACGCCGACCAACGGGCACGGCGTCGCGCTGACGGCGACCGACGGGCCGGAGGCTTGCCGCCAGCGCGTGCGGGACATGCTCGCGGCCGGCGCCCACCACATCAAGTACTTCGCCACCGGCGGGGTCTCGTCGGGCTCGGGGAGCCTGGATCGGGCGCCGTACACCGACGAGGAGGTCGAAGCCATCATCGACGAGGCTCACCGACAGGGCGTCCACGTCGCCACCCACGCCCACGGCGGCGCCGGCGCGCGGCAAGCCATCGAGGCGGGCGTCGACACCGTCGAACACGCCGCCGCCTTCGGGCCGGCGCTGACGAACCTCCTCGCCGAGAGCGACGCCCACGCAGTCGGGACGTTCAGCATCCTCCACGACCCCGAGGGGATCGTCGGCGGCGACGCCGACGACCCGGACGTGATGGCTCGCGTCGAGGAGGCTCGCGCGAGCGAACGGGAGAGTTGGGAGCGCGTGCTCGCGGCCGACGTGCCCGTCGCCGTCGGCACCGACAGCATGCACGGCAACCTCGCCGACGAGGCCGCCCACCTCGTCGACTACGGCGCCAGTCCCGAGACGGCGATCAGAGCGATCACGAGCGAGGCCGCACGCGCGTCCCGGGCCGAGCGGGCCGGCACGCTGACACCGGGCGATCACGGCGACGTGGTCGTCGTCGCCGACCACCCGGCGGAGAACGTCGACACGCTCACCGAGCCGGTCGCGGTCGTGAAAAACGGCGAGCGCGTGGTCTGACGGGGCTGGACCGCGGCGGGTGCTGCTCCCGGCGGTCCGGACCCCTCAGTCGAACAGTTCGTCGGGGAGTTCGACGCCGATCCCGGGGCCGTCGGGTACGGCCATCTCGGGGCCGGTGTCGAGCGGTTCGGTCGCCGGGTCCTCGGTGACCATGTCCGGGATCAGCTCCGCACCGACCGAGAGCCGCGGGACCGTCGCACAGAGGTGCAGCGTGAGCGCGGCACCAAGCGAGGTGTCGAACGCGCTGATCGGCGTCACCGGCCGGCCGGCGTCGGCGGCCAGTTCGGCCATCGTGAGCCACTCCCGGATCGAGCCGGTCTTGGCCAGCTTCAGGCAGGCGCCGGACACCGCGGCCGGTTCGGCGGTGAGTTCGCGCACGTCCCCGAGGTCGTGGATCGACTCGTCGGCGAACACCGGGAGGCCGCTCTCCCGGCGGAGGTGGCGCAGGTCCGCCGTCGCGTCGGGCGCGACGGGCTGTTCGACGTACTCGACGT
It includes:
- a CDS encoding metal-dependent hydrolase, whose protein sequence is MMLPTHAIAGLAVAAPLLVLAPEQAPAALTGALIGGVLPDLDLYAGHRRSLHYPTGYALAAVPAVGGAWLLGTPIAVGLAFLLVAAALHCRMDRYGGGLELRPWMGTSERAVYDHVRGRWRRPKRWVRYDGAPEDVLLLGTLAVPLAAVLPKPFHWVAAAALLIGGTYSLLRRRLASLAPTVFENVPEPAAAYVPDRYQQ
- the tuf gene encoding translation elongation factor EF-1 subunit alpha translates to MSEKPHQNLAIIGHVDHGKSTLVGRLLYETGSVPEHVIEQHREEAEEKGKGGFEFAYVMDNLAEERERGVTIDIAHQEFDTDTYDFTIVDTPGHRDFVKNMITGASQADHAVLVVAADDGVAPQTREHVFLARTLGIDELIVAVNKMDLVDYSEDTYRGVVDEVKELLGQVRFSTEDASFIPLSAFEGDNISEHSGNTSWYDGPSLLEALNNLPEPQPPTDAPLRLPIQDVYTISGIGTVPVGRIETGTLDVGDMVSFQPSDVSGEVKTIEMHHEEVPNAQPGDNVGFNVRGVGKDDIRRGDVAGPASDPPTVAETFQAQLVVMQHPSVITAGYTPVLHAHTAQVAGTIESIDQKIDPSTGEVAEENPDFIKSGDAAVVTFRPQKPLSIERSSDIPELGSFAVRDMGQTIAAGKVLDIEERA
- a CDS encoding cupin domain-containing protein codes for the protein MEHVTVDDVDTQGELNRRGLSEPLGTSDFAINHYHLEPGEGFSGGRHTHLDQEEAFYVISGTATFEVTQEPTGEPETVEVGAGEVVRFAPGEYQTGSNEGDEDVEALALGAPADSTDVRVPGPCPECGQESLAITFEGGEMGTVCPECGAEPGA
- a CDS encoding LLM class flavin-dependent oxidoreductase, with protein sequence MEFAVNVPICAGSSEYSTLAFCDEISWADQRDYAVDIEALGFDGLAIPDHIMAGAGPTTEGLSTLAGLAGATEDVYLYPKTFNDQLRHGPLLAKALAQLDHISEGRLKVGMGAGWKQDEAEAFGYEWPSAPERLRRMEETVEVCKELWTGDDVDYDGDYYELDGADGRPHPIQDPYPPIMIGGGGEQFTLRITAKHADTWNYWGDLEMLEGKLDVLREHCETYGTDYDAIEKSWFARCIIRETEAEVEELLDAVPRFRPENLDDDEFHLVGTPEQVAADIERYREAGFEEFVVEFVDFPDTTGPELFADEVMGQF
- a CDS encoding SDR family NAD(P)-dependent oxidoreductase; amino-acid sequence: MTDAAIVTGAASGIGRATVDLFRERYDLVAGIDVDETITEVAAEFDDVEGYVADVRDGDRIAEIVAEIEADADVVAVVNNAAISRSVWIGDLDPEEWHEVLDINLTGQYNLVRAAGPHMFERGHGAIVNVSSGAGKQGSASGGVHYSASKAGVFGLTKGLAKQLSPHVRVNCVVPGLMDTPLTTDSGLWTEEGIEQFTDQLPIDRLGKPEEAADLIDFLCSERASYMTGAVVDVDGGASLV
- a CDS encoding M28 family peptidase, encoding MLEPIDRETETELRDLVDADELERHVDAFDGTERISGTDDEWEASEYVVETLREYGCEAELLEFEAYISVPGSARVDVTAPTAKTFDEAITSSFGASTPPSGVSGEVVRIEDVTEENVAAADLEGKVAFTTGLPTPEPIGLFEDAGAEAVLYQSSNPDHLHEMIVTPVWGTPTLGDEEEIPDVPVAQVTHDAGDWLRDRNEEGPVDVTVTTQVTTELTTLPCPVGRVEGTESDRYMVVGNHVDSWYEGITDNATAMAATLELARVFAENPPARGLVFGFWPAHSTGRYAGSTWWADQEWLDLRENGVAYYHLDLNGLKGADGLWHQEMAELNEEHLDILDTASDMPMLETADAGFLGSDRPARNSDQSFWGAGLTSLLSGARMNPGGEGGPIGGGWWWHTPADTRDKVDIDVLAEETEIAVTLASRICDSPTLPHDFRATAADVREQVAGIESDTDSSFPAIHEDLDALEVALDEAYEAIEAVDGVGTDAAAAAEDLQVELGNELVPALYMTRRDYDQEPALPHQPLPELRRAAAVEGTDRTELFAETTLAREVNRLRHRLQNAQRAADAFVEEQ
- a CDS encoding winged helix-turn-helix transcriptional regulator gives rise to the protein MSDPNGPPTAVEYESVAEPELFSLLGKAHTMAILHEVLIEADGPVRFGELQAALDVSPNTLSRRLGELDDLGLLDRTQYDEIPPRVEYEPTAPLADLEPTFRELDRWMRQYGDGGTDWTA
- a CDS encoding amidohydrolase family protein, which produces MQYVHTDGVYRPKSGHVDGRVVCIEDGEVVDVREEPPADAEPLYEGEGYALPGFVDAHTHGPIRPGEGDQLSQMRADPAVQAVRAANNLETDLRAGTTTVRMMGCEHRLDLRLRESERAGELDAPRILPCGGHLTPTNGHGVALTATDGPEACRQRVRDMLAAGAHHIKYFATGGVSSGSGSLDRAPYTDEEVEAIIDEAHRQGVHVATHAHGGAGARQAIEAGVDTVEHAAAFGPALTNLLAESDAHAVGTFSILHDPEGIVGGDADDPDVMARVEEARASERESWERVLAADVPVAVGTDSMHGNLADEAAHLVDYGASPETAIRAITSEAARASRAERAGTLTPGDHGDVVVVADHPAENVDTLTEPVAVVKNGERVV
- a CDS encoding phosphoribosylamine--glycine ligase — encoded protein: MDTKRFLFVSADAALITDLAWQVHEEGHDVKYYIEAESDREIGDGFVPKTDDWEAEVDWADVIVFDDIWMGDDIGTGARAEELRAEGHAVVGGTRNTDRLEEDRGYAMEVLEENGVSTIDHREFRSFEEGIRFVEENPAPYVIKPLGEVQNVKRLLYVGDEDDGSDVADVLKAYEKAWGHRMKGFQLQRKVEGVEVAVCGFFDGDGFVDRVNFNFEHKKLFPGNIGPSTGEMGTSMFWAGRNELFEETLGKLEGWLAEEGYVGSIDLNCIVNDTGIYPLEFTPRFGYPTIALQEESIESSTAAFFHDLAHGNDPEPEVHRGFQVAVRVVLPPFPFDDEETYDENSRNAAVVFETPDRSGIHLEDTKRVDGQWRVAGESGMPLVVTGKGETMAAAREQCYGRIGDIAIPNRYYRDDIGERWMEGEGDKLQAWGYLGPRA